Proteins encoded together in one Halomarina salina window:
- a CDS encoding threonine synthase yields the protein METTSAFEGLVCPETGERFEATTSHHPDGKPLDATYDYESIQLSREQLDSRPAGPAKYNDLLPFPAEQRAWLGEGATPLVEAPRLAEELGVGRVFIKDEGQNPTGTVKDRGLAMAVAAAAQHDAEDVALATTGDAGQSMAAYAARAGLASHSFVPSRSTFVNKAMINVHGGDMRVVEGRLPDARSAFAETLADESWYSLAAFATPYRHEGAKTLAYEVLEGLDWEVPDAVFYPQEGTDGLVGFHKGAREFRDLGLVDEVPPLYACESSGCAPVTEAFEAGEATHEPWEVPDTVCGGLEDPDPPGGRLVQTALRESDGGAVATDDDDILSSAATVASHEGVEMGVSAAAAASAAWARADEFDEDATLVLVNTSAGSKDADLLRSHLMGQGI from the coding sequence ATGGAGACGACTTCGGCGTTCGAGGGACTGGTCTGCCCGGAGACGGGCGAGCGGTTCGAGGCGACGACCAGCCACCATCCCGACGGGAAGCCGCTGGACGCGACGTACGACTACGAGTCGATACAGCTCTCGCGCGAACAGCTCGACTCCCGACCGGCAGGTCCGGCGAAGTACAACGACCTGCTCCCCTTCCCGGCCGAGCAACGGGCGTGGCTGGGCGAGGGGGCGACACCGCTCGTCGAGGCACCGCGACTCGCCGAGGAACTCGGTGTGGGACGGGTCTTCATCAAGGACGAGGGGCAGAACCCGACCGGCACGGTGAAAGACCGCGGACTGGCGATGGCCGTCGCGGCGGCCGCCCAGCACGACGCCGAGGACGTCGCGCTGGCGACCACGGGCGACGCCGGGCAGTCGATGGCGGCGTACGCCGCACGCGCCGGTCTCGCCAGTCACTCGTTCGTCCCCTCGCGGTCGACGTTCGTCAACAAGGCGATGATCAACGTCCACGGCGGCGACATGCGCGTCGTCGAGGGGCGGCTCCCCGACGCTCGCTCCGCGTTCGCGGAGACGCTCGCCGACGAGTCGTGGTACTCGCTGGCGGCGTTCGCGACGCCGTACCGTCACGAGGGGGCGAAGACGCTCGCCTACGAAGTGCTGGAGGGACTGGACTGGGAGGTCCCCGACGCGGTCTTCTACCCGCAGGAGGGGACCGACGGGCTGGTCGGGTTCCACAAAGGCGCTCGGGAGTTCCGGGACCTCGGCCTGGTCGACGAGGTGCCCCCGCTGTACGCCTGCGAGTCCAGCGGTTGTGCGCCCGTCACCGAGGCGTTCGAGGCCGGCGAGGCGACCCACGAACCGTGGGAGGTGCCGGACACCGTCTGCGGCGGACTGGAGGACCCCGACCCGCCCGGTGGTCGGTTGGTCCAGACGGCGCTCCGCGAGAGCGACGGCGGTGCGGTGGCGACCGACGACGACGACATCCTGTCCAGTGCGGCGACGGTAGCGAGCCACGAAGGAGTCGAGATGGGCGTCTCGGCGGCGGCAGCCGCGAGCGCCGCGTGGGCGCGGGCCGACGAGTTCGACGAGGACGCGACGCTGGTGCTGGTCAACACCTCTGCAGGAAGCAAGGACGCCGACCTGCTCCGCAGCCACCTGATGGGTCAGGGCATCTGA
- a CDS encoding LysE family translocator has product MFGLALAAPPGPMNAVIAEESVVNGWSSGFRAGLGAMVADLVFMVGALLGVVSVVERYPTVHAAMVAVGGALMLYFAYGAATEFRSGFRSEGTDGKGFRKAFALAITNPYQVLFWLTVGVGLLEPGTLDVLAEVSASLAGLLVVETGSPALLVGMFGGIACWVTGFPAALVAAERRVERLTPVVAALSALVLAGFGLFFLYDALTTLLG; this is encoded by the coding sequence GTGTTCGGCCTCGCGCTCGCCGCCCCGCCCGGCCCGATGAACGCCGTCATCGCCGAGGAGAGCGTCGTCAACGGCTGGTCGTCTGGGTTCCGGGCTGGACTCGGCGCGATGGTCGCGGACCTCGTGTTCATGGTCGGCGCGCTGCTGGGGGTGGTGAGCGTCGTCGAGCGCTACCCGACCGTCCACGCCGCGATGGTCGCCGTCGGCGGCGCGCTGATGCTCTACTTCGCGTACGGTGCCGCGACCGAGTTCCGGTCGGGCTTCCGGAGCGAGGGGACCGACGGCAAGGGGTTCAGGAAGGCGTTCGCGCTCGCCATCACGAACCCCTACCAGGTACTCTTCTGGTTGACCGTCGGCGTCGGCCTGCTCGAACCGGGGACGCTCGACGTGCTCGCGGAGGTGTCGGCGTCGCTGGCGGGACTGCTCGTCGTCGAGACGGGGAGTCCCGCGCTGCTCGTCGGGATGTTCGGCGGTATCGCGTGCTGGGTAACCGGCTTCCCGGCCGCGCTCGTGGCGGCCGAACGGCGCGTCGAGCGCCTGACGCCGGTCGTCGCGGCGCTCAGCGCACTCGTCCTCGCGGGGTTCGGCCTGTTCTTCCTCTACGACGCGCTGACGACGCTGCTCGGGTGA
- a CDS encoding HD domain-containing protein, producing the protein MGVEIRESPVSDEEFDRMKTFVHDYLSASVQSEDTGGRMRWYPWHSADYRYNHILNVVDLATGIAEREGANVDVVRVAALFHDISKLEADQDVHAEEGARVAREFLQSHSDYPESFVEEVCESIVDHSYQGPLSDLSLETQCLIEADLLDKVGANGTTLMLLRMGYEARTHMDASEMVSRVLERGEDAVERIESDTAESIAHQRLKRVRWFQEWLEGEVAEMETAADPLDELR; encoded by the coding sequence GTGGGGGTCGAAATCCGCGAATCTCCCGTCTCTGACGAAGAGTTCGACCGTATGAAGACGTTCGTCCACGACTACCTCTCCGCGAGCGTCCAGAGCGAGGACACCGGCGGCCGAATGCGCTGGTACCCGTGGCACTCCGCGGACTACCGGTACAACCACATCCTCAACGTCGTCGACCTCGCGACGGGCATCGCCGAACGCGAGGGGGCGAACGTGGACGTCGTCCGCGTCGCGGCGCTGTTCCACGACATCTCGAAACTCGAGGCCGACCAGGACGTCCACGCCGAGGAGGGCGCGCGGGTCGCCCGCGAGTTCCTCCAGAGCCACAGCGACTACCCCGAGTCCTTCGTCGAGGAGGTGTGTGAGTCCATCGTCGACCACTCCTACCAGGGGCCGCTGTCGGACCTCTCGCTCGAGACGCAGTGTCTCATCGAGGCCGACCTGCTCGACAAGGTGGGCGCGAACGGGACGACGCTGATGCTCCTGCGGATGGGCTACGAGGCCCGGACGCACATGGACGCCAGCGAGATGGTCTCGCGCGTCCTCGAACGCGGCGAGGACGCCGTCGAGCGCATCGAGTCCGACACCGCCGAGAGCATCGCCCACCAGCGACTCAAGCGCGTCCGCTGGTTTCAGGAGTGGCTGGAGGGCGAAGTCGCCGAGATGGAGACGGCCGCGGACCCGCTCGACGAACTGCGCTGA
- a CDS encoding alanyl-tRNA editing protein, with translation MTDQRYLTDSNARRFEATVERTLDDRVVLDATLFYPEGGGQPSDHGTLTFADDGDDTDREWRVVDVQKRDTVYHELEPVDGGADVPPEGARVVGELDWERRWAHMRYHTAQHLLSAVLLDEFDAETVGNQLSSEYARLDAAYDRFTDDDLDRIETRLNDLVDDARPVTWYTMDRAEAEATLDPERTRIDLLPSSITDLRIVEVAGAQGSEDAEDSSDSDDGDDAPFDRTACAGTHVSNTRDVGSVHVTGRTTQGSGKERVTFELE, from the coding sequence GTGACGGACCAGCGCTATCTGACGGATTCGAACGCACGCCGATTCGAGGCGACCGTCGAGCGGACGCTCGACGACCGGGTCGTCCTCGACGCGACGCTGTTCTACCCCGAGGGCGGTGGGCAACCGTCAGACCACGGGACGCTGACGTTCGCGGACGATGGCGACGACACCGACCGAGAGTGGCGCGTCGTCGATGTCCAGAAACGCGACACCGTCTACCACGAACTCGAACCGGTCGACGGTGGAGCGGACGTTCCACCCGAGGGCGCGAGGGTCGTCGGGGAACTGGACTGGGAGCGTCGCTGGGCGCACATGCGCTACCACACGGCCCAGCACCTCCTCTCGGCGGTCCTCCTCGACGAGTTCGACGCCGAGACGGTCGGCAACCAGCTTTCGAGCGAGTACGCCCGCCTCGACGCGGCCTACGACCGGTTCACCGACGACGACCTCGACCGTATCGAGACGCGGCTGAACGATTTGGTCGACGACGCACGGCCCGTCACGTGGTACACGATGGACCGGGCGGAGGCCGAGGCCACCCTCGACCCCGAACGGACCCGCATCGATCTCCTCCCGTCGAGCATCACCGACCTGCGCATCGTCGAAGTCGCCGGGGCGCAGGGGTCCGAGGACGCGGAGGATAGCAGCGACAGCGACGACGGCGACGACGCACCGTTCGACCGGACTGCCTGTGCTGGCACACACGTCTCGAACACGCGTGACGTCGGGTCGGTACACGTGACGGGGCGGACGACCCAGGGGAGCGGGAAGGAGCGCGTCACGTTCGAACTGGAGTGA
- a CDS encoding GNAT family N-acetyltransferase has translation MKIRGAESADADAIREVAHRSMEASYTLSPQTIEGAVAQWYDDESLETKLDDEDLVVLVAEDDDGDVLGFSEAALVEQDGDGDLNWLHVDPDYRGDGYARRLFEATRERLSEMGASRMRGRVLRDNTAGNDFYEHLGFVKVGGDKVDIDGSDYVENIYVEDDPEELEPVTTDEGRELYIDHNDSSRATLAPFLAVYTDTNRSDRWGYYCSNCESMDVAVDTMGRIECNECGNVSKATRWDAAYM, from the coding sequence ATGAAGATTCGTGGTGCGGAATCAGCCGACGCCGACGCGATACGGGAGGTAGCCCACCGCTCGATGGAGGCCTCGTACACGCTCAGTCCGCAGACCATCGAGGGGGCCGTCGCCCAGTGGTACGACGACGAGAGCCTCGAGACGAAGCTCGACGACGAGGACCTCGTCGTGCTCGTCGCCGAGGACGACGACGGTGACGTCCTCGGCTTCAGCGAGGCCGCACTGGTCGAACAGGACGGCGACGGCGACCTGAACTGGCTCCACGTCGACCCGGACTACCGCGGGGACGGCTACGCCCGCCGCCTGTTCGAGGCGACGCGCGAGCGACTCTCGGAGATGGGCGCGAGTCGGATGCGCGGACGCGTCCTCCGGGACAACACCGCCGGCAACGACTTCTACGAGCACCTCGGCTTCGTGAAGGTCGGCGGCGACAAGGTAGACATCGACGGCTCGGACTACGTCGAGAACATCTACGTCGAGGACGACCCCGAGGAGCTCGAACCCGTCACGACCGACGAGGGCCGGGAACTGTACATCGACCACAACGACTCCAGCCGGGCCACGCTCGCCCCGTTCCTCGCCGTCTACACCGACACGAACCGGAGCGACCGGTGGGGGTACTACTGCTCGAACTGCGAGAGCATGGACGTCGCCGTCGACACGATGGGCCGCATCGAGTGCAACGAGTGTGGCAACGTCAGCAAGGCGACGCGCTGGGACGCGGCGTACATGTAG
- a CDS encoding tyrosine-type recombinase/integrase yields MIIPTAYNLFVMVDADDVQGYQRKYDNQMEKLEAADIDDADRDAIGRWVVHLRTNDSDVDSLGTVVGHLNRMRLAAERAGGPVTGFESVEDVNAFKLRLEDHHGLSEGTIRNYMKALRKFCQWRDVDWADDVTVGPSPERKHDPDEELTPEDVDALLDACSNARDRAMLALLDDTGLRIGAILSFQMCHVNFEQRRSTLTINEEANVKGDDGPKALTWSRAYVANWLAEHPRPDIPSAALIHKTSHYDDSEDGALTQQYAASRITDIAERAGLSGERVHAHLFRGSAISRWIRDQQSEQVIKHRVGWGKDSREFETYSRVTDEELNDVVFNHYDIGEDDDSATPRHRLSQCPSCKDPLRGSETFCPSCAHALTDEVALEVDDIEDDTFESASNADEERPVESFAEFRERFDSSAAFRREVMEGTAHGEPASSED; encoded by the coding sequence TTGATAATCCCGACGGCCTACAATCTGTTCGTCATGGTCGACGCCGACGACGTCCAAGGATACCAACGGAAGTACGACAACCAGATGGAGAAGCTCGAGGCCGCCGATATCGACGACGCGGATCGTGACGCCATCGGGCGCTGGGTCGTCCACCTCCGGACGAACGACTCTGACGTCGACTCGCTGGGCACCGTCGTCGGCCACCTCAACCGGATGCGCCTCGCCGCCGAGCGTGCTGGCGGACCGGTGACGGGATTCGAGAGCGTCGAGGACGTCAACGCGTTCAAACTCCGCCTCGAAGACCACCACGGCCTCTCGGAAGGCACCATCCGTAACTACATGAAGGCGCTGCGGAAGTTCTGCCAGTGGCGAGACGTCGACTGGGCAGATGACGTCACCGTCGGCCCGTCGCCCGAGCGAAAGCACGACCCCGACGAGGAACTCACACCCGAGGACGTCGACGCCCTGCTGGACGCGTGTTCGAACGCCCGCGACCGCGCGATGCTCGCCCTGCTCGACGACACTGGGCTGCGCATCGGGGCGATTCTGAGTTTTCAGATGTGCCACGTCAACTTCGAGCAGCGCCGGTCGACGCTCACCATCAACGAAGAGGCGAACGTCAAGGGCGACGACGGCCCGAAGGCGCTGACGTGGTCGCGAGCTTACGTCGCGAACTGGCTCGCCGAGCATCCTCGCCCGGACATCCCGAGCGCGGCGCTCATCCACAAGACGAGTCACTACGACGACAGCGAAGACGGCGCACTCACCCAGCAGTACGCCGCGAGCCGCATCACCGACATCGCCGAACGAGCTGGCCTGAGCGGCGAGCGTGTCCACGCCCATCTGTTTCGCGGCAGTGCGATCTCGCGATGGATTCGCGACCAGCAGAGCGAGCAGGTCATCAAACACCGCGTCGGCTGGGGGAAAGACTCCCGCGAGTTCGAGACGTACAGTCGCGTCACCGACGAGGAGCTGAACGATGTCGTCTTCAACCACTACGATATCGGCGAGGATGACGACAGCGCCACGCCCCGGCACCGACTCAGCCAGTGCCCGTCGTGTAAAGACCCCCTCCGTGGATCGGAGACGTTCTGTCCGTCGTGTGCCCACGCGCTGACTGACGAGGTCGCCCTGGAGGTCGACGACATCGAGGACGACACGTTCGAATCCGCCAGCAACGCGGACGAGGAGCGGCCGGTCGAGAGTTTTGCAGAGTTTCGTGAGCGGTTCGACAGCAGTGCGGCGTTCCGGCGTGAGGTCATGGAGGGCACCGCTCATGGCGAACCAGCCTCCTCGGAGGACTGA